In Halosegnis marinus, one genomic interval encodes:
- a CDS encoding succinylglutamate desuccinylase/aspartoacylase family protein produces the protein MELGTATTTPGERATGWLPVTEMPTGGTERLPVVLVDGAADGPTVWVTANVHGNEVVGLAVAQDLAAALDPADVSGRVVVVPTANPAGLRRKARRSYYGDEDPNRKLPDPHDEATEPPSVQELVGERLYEAFTETVPADYLLDLHTAGAGAIPFTIRDRVLYGAARTEDDARLLAGDVAALAEAVGLPVVTEYPPEEYTGKSLQRSVAGAALNGAGVPALTLELGEHRHVRPDHRAAGLAAVYRGLVHAGVLDAVPAEVAEADPGVEAPVEYPVRRFRGPRAERAGVVRHLVEPGAAFAEGDAVAEVRTVHGEVTETVTAERDGYVLGHAEGALAYENDPVCSAAVRDDGDLVAPREGEE, from the coding sequence ATGGAACTCGGCACCGCGACGACGACGCCCGGCGAGCGCGCGACCGGCTGGCTCCCCGTCACGGAGATGCCGACCGGCGGGACCGAACGGCTTCCCGTCGTCCTCGTGGACGGCGCGGCCGACGGCCCGACGGTCTGGGTGACGGCGAACGTCCACGGCAACGAGGTGGTTGGGCTCGCCGTGGCACAGGACCTCGCGGCGGCCCTCGACCCGGCCGACGTGTCGGGACGGGTGGTCGTCGTCCCGACGGCGAACCCCGCCGGCCTCCGCCGGAAGGCGCGCCGCTCCTACTACGGCGACGAGGACCCGAACCGGAAGCTCCCCGACCCGCACGACGAGGCGACGGAGCCACCGTCGGTGCAGGAACTCGTCGGCGAGCGGCTCTACGAGGCGTTCACGGAGACGGTGCCGGCCGACTACCTGCTCGACCTGCACACGGCCGGCGCGGGGGCGATTCCCTTCACCATCCGCGACCGGGTGCTGTACGGCGCGGCGCGAACCGAGGACGACGCGCGCCTGCTCGCGGGCGACGTGGCCGCGCTCGCCGAGGCCGTCGGCCTGCCCGTCGTCACGGAGTACCCGCCCGAGGAGTACACGGGGAAGTCGCTCCAGCGGTCGGTCGCGGGCGCGGCGCTCAACGGCGCGGGCGTCCCGGCGCTGACGCTCGAACTCGGCGAACACCGGCACGTCCGGCCCGACCACCGCGCCGCGGGGCTCGCGGCGGTCTATCGGGGGCTGGTCCACGCGGGCGTCCTCGACGCGGTGCCGGCCGAGGTAGCCGAGGCCGACCCCGGCGTCGAGGCCCCCGTCGAGTACCCGGTGCGGCGGTTCCGCGGGCCGCGCGCGGAGCGCGCGGGCGTCGTCCGGCATCTGGTCGAACCGGGGGCGGCGTTCGCCGAGGGCGACGCCGTCGCGGAGGTGCGGACGGTCCACGGGGAGGTGACGGAGACGGTGACGGCCGAGCGCGACGGCTACGTGCTGGGGCACGCGGAGGGCGCGCTCGCCTACGAGAACGACCCCGTGTGCAGCGCGGCGGTGCGCGACGACGGCGACCTCGTCGCGCCGCGCGAGGGAGAGGAGTAG
- a CDS encoding RNA-guided pseudouridylation complex pseudouridine synthase subunit Cbf5 produces MRGAPDDRTPEQLLGFGVVNLDKPPGPSAHQVAGWVRDLAGQERAAHSGTLDPKVTGCLPTLLGDAVRAAQVFDDSVKEYVAVLELHKPAPAALESTVAEFEGEIYQKPPRKSAVSRRLRTRTIHDLDVLEVADRKALLRVRCASGTYVRKLCHDIGLALGTGAHMGALRRTGTGPFDDTTLHTMHDLHDALVEWRERDDEAPLREVVLPAERALAGIPRVTVAASAAPEIAEGAPVYAPGVLDAETDEPGTFVACYTPDGAAVCLGTLVGDPGADSGTVVELERVLV; encoded by the coding sequence ATGCGCGGCGCCCCCGACGACCGGACGCCGGAACAGCTGCTCGGCTTCGGGGTGGTCAACCTCGACAAGCCGCCCGGCCCCTCCGCCCACCAGGTGGCCGGCTGGGTGCGCGACCTCGCCGGGCAGGAGCGGGCGGCCCACTCGGGGACGCTCGACCCGAAGGTGACGGGCTGTCTGCCGACCCTGCTCGGCGACGCGGTGCGGGCCGCACAGGTGTTCGACGACAGCGTGAAGGAGTACGTCGCGGTGCTCGAACTCCACAAGCCCGCACCCGCGGCGCTCGAATCCACCGTCGCGGAGTTCGAGGGGGAGATATACCAGAAACCGCCGCGCAAGAGCGCCGTCTCGCGCCGGCTGCGCACGCGGACGATACACGACCTCGACGTGCTCGAAGTCGCGGACCGGAAGGCGCTGTTGCGGGTGCGGTGTGCCTCGGGGACCTACGTCCGGAAGCTGTGTCACGACATCGGCCTCGCGCTCGGGACGGGCGCGCACATGGGCGCGCTCCGGCGCACGGGGACCGGCCCGTTCGACGACACGACCCTGCACACGATGCACGACCTCCACGACGCCCTCGTCGAGTGGCGCGAGCGGGACGACGAGGCGCCGCTCCGCGAGGTCGTTCTCCCGGCGGAACGCGCGCTCGCGGGAATCCCGCGCGTGACGGTCGCGGCGAGCGCGGCCCCCGAAATCGCGGAGGGCGCGCCCGTCTACGCGCCGGGCGTCCTCGACGCGGAGACGGACGAGCCGGGGACGTTCGTGGCCTGCTACACGCCCGACGGCGCGGCCGTCTGTCTCGGCACGCTCGTCGGCGACCCCGGGGCCGACTCGGGAACGGTCGTCGAACTCGAACGCGTCCTCGTCTGA
- the cmk gene encoding (d)CMP kinase, whose product MLITISGPAGSGKSTAAAALADRLGYDHTSGGDIFRDLAAEKGLTPLELNKLAEEDDAIDRDLDRRLRALAAEADELVLESRLAGWMAGEHADFRIWLDAPLEVRADRIADRENKDVDLARTETEARATSEAKRYDEYYGIDIHDLAIYDLVLNTARLDPDGVVEAIETVVNAYSPAGDEGKTPVAVDYEF is encoded by the coding sequence ATGCTGATTACCATCTCGGGCCCCGCCGGGAGTGGCAAATCAACCGCGGCGGCCGCGCTCGCCGACCGCCTCGGTTACGACCACACGTCCGGGGGCGACATCTTCCGCGACCTCGCCGCCGAGAAGGGCCTCACGCCGCTCGAACTCAACAAACTGGCCGAGGAGGACGACGCCATCGACCGCGACCTCGACCGCCGGCTCCGCGCGCTCGCCGCCGAGGCCGACGAGCTCGTTCTCGAATCCCGCCTCGCCGGGTGGATGGCCGGCGAGCACGCCGACTTCCGCATCTGGCTCGACGCGCCGCTCGAAGTGCGCGCCGACCGCATCGCCGACCGCGAGAACAAGGACGTCGACCTCGCACGCACGGAGACGGAGGCGCGCGCCACGAGCGAGGCGAAGCGGTACGACGAGTACTACGGCATCGACATCCACGACCTCGCCATCTACGACCTCGTGCTCAACACCGCGCGGCTCGACCCCGACGGCGTCGTGGAGGCCATCGAGACGGTCGTGAACGCGTACAGCCCCGCGGGCGACGAGGGGAAGACGCCCGTCGCCGTCGACTACGAGTTCTGA
- a CDS encoding DUF106 domain-containing protein, producing the protein MARTAEKVEDLVREDPSLRDSLEFLLERDGAVTWGEASGELSSGQWGRLIEKGILADAGEGFELADPEGVREGLSSDGDADVEEIDDDSSWSTYDKLAGLGALGMFAGYSIGPVRNAIGGTLDVVLGPIDAALPFYGVILVLATVTGLYSTLLQANLMDTEKMGKYQQRMKDMQERRKAAQERGDDEELDRIQEEQMEAMGDNLGMFKEQFRPMVWIMLLTIPVFLWMYWMILSPEQAVTPQTVTLPLIGTREWTAGVLGPLQAWILWYFLCSMSFNQLLRKSLNIQTTPSAS; encoded by the coding sequence ATGGCACGAACGGCCGAGAAGGTCGAGGACCTCGTCCGCGAGGACCCGTCGCTGCGCGACTCCCTGGAGTTCCTCCTGGAGCGCGACGGCGCGGTGACGTGGGGCGAGGCCTCCGGGGAGCTGTCGAGCGGGCAGTGGGGCCGGCTCATCGAGAAGGGTATCCTCGCCGACGCCGGCGAGGGGTTCGAACTCGCCGACCCCGAGGGGGTCCGCGAGGGGCTCTCCTCGGACGGCGACGCCGACGTCGAGGAGATAGACGACGACTCCTCGTGGTCCACCTACGACAAGCTGGCGGGACTCGGAGCGCTCGGGATGTTCGCGGGCTACTCCATCGGCCCGGTGCGCAACGCCATCGGCGGGACGCTCGACGTGGTGCTCGGTCCCATCGACGCCGCGCTCCCCTTCTACGGCGTTATCCTCGTGCTCGCGACCGTGACGGGGTTGTACAGCACGCTCCTGCAGGCGAACCTCATGGACACCGAGAAGATGGGGAAGTACCAACAGCGGATGAAGGACATGCAGGAGCGGCGCAAGGCCGCACAGGAGCGTGGCGACGACGAGGAGCTCGACCGCATCCAGGAGGAGCAGATGGAGGCGATGGGCGACAACCTCGGCATGTTCAAAGAGCAGTTCCGGCCGATGGTGTGGATCATGCTGCTCACCATCCCGGTGTTCCTGTGGATGTACTGGATGATCCTCTCGCCCGAGCAGGCGGTCACCCCGCAGACGGTGACGCTCCCGCTCATCGGCACGCGCGAGTGGACCGCGGGCGTGCTGGGGCCGCTGCAGGCGTGGATCCTGTGGTACTTCCTCTGCTCGATGAGCTTCAATCAGCTGCTCCGCAAGTCGCTGAACATCCAGACGACGCCGTCGGCCTCGTAG
- a CDS encoding adenylate kinase, giving the protein MTEPHVLLLGAPGAGKGTQSKRIAERFGVDHITTGDALRANKGMDISELGFEHDTPGGFMDAGELVPDEVVNEIVVTALADADGFVLDGYPRNIEQAEFLDERTDLDAVLLLSVPDDELVDRLTGRRVCPDCGANYHVEFDTPEEAGVCDECGAALVQREDDTEETVRERLRVFRENTEPVIEHYRGTDAFAEIDGEGTPDEVWDAVADAIESRA; this is encoded by the coding sequence ATGACGGAGCCACACGTGCTGCTGTTGGGCGCGCCCGGCGCCGGGAAGGGAACGCAGAGCAAGCGCATCGCCGAGCGGTTCGGCGTCGACCACATCACGACCGGCGACGCGCTCCGGGCCAACAAGGGGATGGACATCTCCGAGCTGGGCTTCGAGCACGACACGCCGGGCGGCTTCATGGACGCCGGCGAACTCGTCCCCGACGAGGTCGTCAACGAGATCGTCGTCACGGCGCTCGCCGACGCGGACGGCTTCGTCCTCGACGGCTACCCGCGCAACATCGAGCAGGCGGAGTTCCTCGACGAGCGGACGGACCTCGACGCCGTGCTCCTGCTCTCCGTGCCGGACGACGAACTGGTGGACCGCCTCACCGGCCGCCGGGTGTGTCCCGACTGCGGCGCGAACTACCACGTCGAGTTCGACACGCCGGAGGAGGCCGGCGTCTGTGACGAGTGCGGCGCGGCGCTCGTCCAGCGCGAGGACGACACGGAGGAGACCGTCCGCGAGCGCCTCCGCGTCTTCCGCGAGAACACCGAGCCGGTCATCGAGCACTACCGCGGGACCGACGCCTTCGCCGAGATAGACGGCGAGGGGACGCCCGACGAGGTGTGGGACGCGGTCGCGGACGCCATCGAGTCGCGCGCCTGA
- a CDS encoding aldo/keto reductase, giving the protein MTREYVTVQGTEVPAVGLGTWRLTGEDCYDAVRTALDLGYRHIDTAQAYGNERQVGAAIRDSDVAREDVFLATKLNVGNRGRDAVLRSTEESLAKLDTAYADLLLIHNTAQRTPLGETLDAMNDLRDRDKVRHLGVSNFDVEKLHRARELSDAPILTNQVQYNPYWLQTGLLDYCSIHDVLLTAYSPLAHGAVLDDPVLDDIGARYDKSAAQVAIRWLVQQDGVATVPKATSTGHLRANLDVFDFELTDAEMEAVRRPSKRRALSGFVRGRLPV; this is encoded by the coding sequence ATGACACGCGAGTACGTCACGGTGCAGGGGACGGAGGTGCCGGCCGTCGGGCTGGGGACGTGGCGACTGACCGGCGAGGACTGCTACGACGCGGTGCGGACCGCCCTCGACCTCGGCTACCGCCACATCGACACCGCGCAGGCGTACGGCAACGAGCGACAGGTCGGCGCGGCCATCCGCGACAGCGACGTGGCCCGCGAGGACGTGTTCCTCGCGACGAAGCTGAACGTCGGCAACCGCGGGCGCGACGCCGTCCTCCGGAGCACGGAGGAGTCGCTGGCGAAACTCGACACCGCGTACGCGGACCTCCTCCTGATTCACAACACGGCCCAGCGGACCCCGCTCGGGGAGACGCTGGACGCGATGAACGACCTCCGCGACCGCGACAAGGTGCGCCACCTCGGGGTCTCGAACTTCGACGTGGAGAAGCTCCACCGCGCTCGGGAGCTGTCGGACGCGCCGATACTCACGAACCAGGTGCAGTACAACCCCTACTGGCTCCAGACGGGGCTGCTCGACTACTGTTCGATTCACGACGTGCTGCTGACGGCGTACTCGCCGCTGGCCCACGGCGCGGTGCTCGACGACCCCGTGCTCGACGACATCGGCGCGCGCTACGACAAGTCCGCGGCGCAGGTCGCCATCCGGTGGCTCGTCCAGCAGGACGGCGTCGCGACGGTCCCCAAAGCCACCTCGACGGGGCACCTGCGCGCGAACCTCGACGTGTTCGACTTCGAACTCACGGACGCGGAGATGGAGGCCGTCCGCCGGCCGTCGAAGCGGCGCGCCCTGTCGGGGTTCGTCCGCGGTCGCCTCCCGGTCTGA
- a CDS encoding MBL fold metallo-hydrolase, which yields MVTQLRDGVWRIECRGVNAYLADDRDHDEGALTLVDTGTPMDAARIRDGVRDAGFSLDDVGRVLITHFDVDHVGGLAELDLDAEVYMGAGDTGFFVGDEKPPAGNRKGAFQRLAGLFVAAPDVEVTRVADGDTVGSFTVFHTPGHTPGHVAYVSEALSVAFVGDLVTESGGRLAPSPWYLSYDTDRVRDSIHYLADAEPAVEVIAMGHGVPFLRDGAVRLAELGERIEAPDRATP from the coding sequence ATGGTCACACAGCTCCGGGACGGAGTGTGGCGTATCGAGTGTCGGGGCGTGAACGCGTACCTCGCCGACGACCGCGACCACGACGAGGGCGCGCTCACGCTCGTCGACACCGGGACGCCGATGGACGCGGCGCGGATACGCGACGGCGTCCGCGACGCCGGCTTCTCGCTCGACGACGTGGGACGGGTGCTCATCACCCACTTCGACGTGGACCACGTCGGCGGGTTGGCGGAACTCGACCTCGACGCCGAGGTGTACATGGGCGCGGGTGACACGGGCTTCTTCGTCGGCGACGAGAAGCCGCCGGCCGGCAACCGGAAGGGGGCGTTCCAGCGGCTCGCCGGCCTGTTCGTAGCCGCGCCGGACGTCGAGGTGACGCGCGTCGCGGACGGCGACACCGTCGGCTCCTTCACCGTCTTCCACACGCCGGGCCACACCCCCGGCCACGTCGCGTACGTGAGCGAGGCGCTCTCCGTGGCGTTCGTCGGCGACCTCGTGACGGAGTCGGGCGGCCGGCTGGCGCCGTCGCCGTGGTACCTCAGCTACGACACCGACCGCGTCCGCGACTCCATCCACTACCTCGCCGACGCCGAACCGGCCGTCGAGGTCATCGCGATGGGCCACGGCGTCCCCTTCCTCCGCGACGGCGCCGTCCGACTCGCCGAACTCGGCGAGCGCATCGAGGCGCCCGACCGGGCGACGCCGTAG
- a CDS encoding DUF7126 family protein, with amino-acid sequence MRAVLAGGDGDGLGDALAAEGVEVTRAEGTGARPDLEEAGIVDADVLVLTEMHLATSIPVAKDLNPEVRVVVYAHGSLPEFAKGQAGHILDPELLDPAFVAEEVAGTAA; translated from the coding sequence ATGCGTGCAGTACTCGCCGGCGGCGACGGCGACGGACTCGGCGACGCGCTCGCCGCGGAGGGTGTCGAGGTCACCCGGGCCGAGGGGACGGGGGCCCGCCCCGACCTGGAGGAGGCCGGCATCGTGGACGCGGACGTGCTCGTCCTCACCGAGATGCACCTCGCCACCTCGATTCCCGTCGCCAAGGACCTCAACCCCGAGGTGCGCGTCGTCGTGTACGCACACGGCTCGCTCCCGGAGTTCGCGAAGGGACAGGCGGGCCACATCCTGGACCCGGAACTGCTCGACCCGGCGTTCGTCGCGGAGGAAGTGGCGGGAACGGCGGCCTAG
- the guaA gene encoding glutamine-hydrolyzing GMP synthase → MVDVDSFIEEAKAEIREEVGDEEAVIALSGGVDSSVAAALTHEAIGDHLTAVYVDTGLMRKGETEGIRETFDFMDGLTVVEAQDRFLDALAGVTDPEEKRHAIGEQFIREFEREAREADARYLVQGTIYPDRIESEGNIKSHHNVGGLPEAVDFDGIVEPCRDLYKDEVREVARALGLEEVISERMPFPGPGLAVRIVGEVTREKVEVARESCHVVEEETAEHEPWQAFAAVIGKATGVKGDNRVHGWVVAVRSVESRDGMTARAQQLDWETLQRIQSRITGTLDNVSRVVYDVTHKPPATIEYE, encoded by the coding sequence ATGGTGGACGTCGATTCCTTCATCGAGGAGGCGAAGGCCGAGATACGCGAGGAGGTCGGCGACGAGGAGGCCGTCATCGCGCTGTCGGGCGGCGTCGATTCGTCGGTCGCCGCGGCGCTCACCCACGAGGCCATCGGCGACCACCTCACGGCCGTCTACGTGGACACCGGCCTGATGCGGAAGGGCGAGACCGAGGGCATCCGCGAGACGTTCGACTTCATGGACGGGCTGACCGTCGTGGAGGCGCAGGACCGCTTCCTCGACGCGCTCGCGGGCGTGACCGACCCCGAGGAGAAGCGCCACGCCATCGGCGAGCAGTTCATCCGGGAGTTCGAGCGCGAGGCGAGGGAGGCGGACGCCCGCTACCTCGTGCAGGGGACCATCTACCCCGACCGCATCGAGTCGGAGGGGAACATCAAGTCCCACCACAACGTCGGCGGGCTTCCCGAGGCGGTGGACTTCGACGGCATCGTCGAGCCGTGCCGCGACCTCTACAAGGACGAGGTGCGCGAGGTGGCGCGCGCGCTCGGGCTGGAGGAGGTCATCTCCGAGCGGATGCCGTTCCCCGGCCCCGGCCTCGCGGTCCGCATCGTCGGCGAGGTCACCCGCGAGAAGGTGGAGGTGGCCCGCGAGTCGTGTCACGTCGTCGAGGAGGAGACGGCCGAACACGAGCCGTGGCAGGCGTTCGCCGCGGTCATCGGGAAGGCGACGGGCGTGAAGGGCGACAACCGCGTCCACGGCTGGGTCGTCGCGGTCCGCTCCGTCGAGTCGCGCGACGGGATGACCGCCCGCGCCCAACAGCTCGACTGGGAGACGCTCCAGCGCATCCAGTCGCGCATCACCGGGACGCTCGACAACGTCTCGCGGGTCGTCTACGACGTGACGCACAAGCCGCCGGCGACCATCGAGTACGAGTAG
- a CDS encoding CTP synthase produces the protein MPTEPVTEYDPSLGRKFVFVTGGVMSGLGKGITAASTGRLLANAGFDVTAVKIDPYLNVDAGTMNPYQHGEVYVLKDGGEVDLDLGNYERFLDIDMTFDHNVTTGKTYQHVIEKERAGDYLGKTVQIIPHITDDIKRRIREAAEGHDVCIVEVGGTVGDIEGMPYLEALRQFAHEEDDDDILFTHVTLVPYSKNGEQKTKPTQHSVKELRSIGLQPDILVGRAEDRLDPETKEKIALFCDVPTDAVFSNPDVADIYHVPLMVEDEGLDRYVMERLGLADEAVPADERDNEWRELVTRETTGEVDIALVGKYDLEDAYLSVHEALKHAGLERGVDVNVLWVDAEEMNDTHRERLERADGLVVPGGFGARGTDGKIAAVRYAREHDVPFLGLCLGFQMAVIEFARDVCGLDHADSTEFEEETPHPVIAILPEQYEVEDMGGTMRLGAHETEIQPGTLAHDIYGAESCTERHRHRYEVNPEYIEELEAEGMTFSGRAGNRMEILEIDDHPYFVGTQFHPEFRSRPGRASPPFVGLLEAVADRTETAEGEVSL, from the coding sequence ATGCCGACGGAACCCGTCACGGAGTACGACCCCTCGCTGGGTCGGAAGTTCGTCTTCGTTACCGGCGGCGTCATGTCGGGGCTCGGCAAGGGCATCACCGCCGCCAGCACCGGCCGGCTCCTCGCGAACGCCGGCTTCGACGTGACCGCCGTCAAGATAGACCCGTACCTCAACGTGGACGCGGGTACGATGAATCCCTACCAGCACGGCGAGGTGTACGTGCTGAAGGACGGGGGCGAGGTCGACCTCGACCTCGGCAACTACGAGCGCTTCCTCGACATCGACATGACGTTCGACCACAACGTCACCACGGGGAAGACGTACCAGCACGTCATCGAGAAGGAGCGCGCGGGCGACTACCTCGGGAAGACGGTCCAGATAATCCCGCACATCACCGACGACATCAAGCGCCGCATCCGGGAGGCGGCCGAGGGCCACGACGTGTGTATCGTCGAGGTGGGCGGCACGGTGGGCGACATCGAGGGGATGCCCTACCTGGAGGCGCTCCGCCAGTTCGCCCACGAGGAGGACGACGACGACATCCTCTTCACCCACGTCACGCTCGTCCCCTACTCGAAGAACGGCGAGCAGAAGACCAAGCCCACGCAACACTCCGTGAAGGAACTGCGCTCCATCGGCCTCCAGCCGGACATCCTCGTCGGGCGCGCGGAGGACCGCCTCGACCCCGAGACGAAGGAGAAGATCGCCCTGTTCTGCGACGTGCCGACCGACGCCGTGTTCTCGAACCCCGACGTGGCGGACATCTACCACGTCCCCCTGATGGTGGAGGACGAGGGGCTCGACCGCTACGTTATGGAGCGGCTGGGGCTGGCCGACGAGGCCGTCCCCGCCGACGAGCGGGACAACGAGTGGCGCGAACTCGTCACCCGCGAGACGACCGGCGAGGTGGACATCGCGCTGGTCGGGAAGTACGACCTGGAGGACGCCTACCTCTCCGTCCACGAGGCGCTGAAACACGCGGGCCTCGAACGCGGCGTCGACGTGAACGTGCTGTGGGTGGACGCCGAGGAGATGAACGACACCCACCGCGAGCGACTCGAACGCGCCGACGGCCTCGTGGTCCCGGGCGGCTTCGGCGCGCGCGGCACGGACGGGAAGATAGCCGCGGTCCGGTACGCCCGCGAACACGACGTGCCGTTCCTCGGTCTCTGTCTCGGCTTCCAGATGGCCGTCATCGAGTTCGCCCGCGACGTGTGCGGCCTCGACCACGCCGACTCGACGGAGTTCGAGGAGGAGACGCCCCACCCCGTCATCGCCATCCTCCCCGAGCAGTACGAGGTGGAGGACATGGGCGGAACGATGCGGCTCGGCGCCCACGAGACGGAGATACAGCCGGGGACGCTCGCACACGACATCTACGGCGCCGAGTCGTGTACCGAGCGCCACCGCCACCGCTACGAGGTCAACCCCGAGTACATCGAGGAACTGGAGGCCGAAGGGATGACGTTCTCCGGGCGCGCCGGCAACCGCATGGAGATACTCGAGATAGACGACCACCCGTACTTCGTCGGGACGCAGTTCCACCCCGAGTTCCGGTCGCGGCCCGGCCGGGCCTCGCCCCCGTTCGTCGGCCTGCTGGAGGCGGTGGCGGACCGAACCGAGACCGCGGAAGGGGAGGTGAGCCTCTGA
- a CDS encoding universal stress protein, which translates to MGKGRFDHVLVAVAGEDDATATAAALARNLDADRVTVVHVVEKAGGAPDKAGVEQSETAAEASFAAFREGYHGGEVTTRVVFDTDVADGLVRAAREADADAVVFTPRGGSWFERALTGNVARDLMDAADRPVVAIPDAGTGADA; encoded by the coding sequence ATGGGTAAGGGCCGCTTCGACCACGTGCTCGTCGCGGTCGCCGGGGAGGACGACGCGACGGCGACCGCCGCCGCGCTCGCCCGGAACCTCGACGCCGACCGCGTCACCGTCGTCCACGTCGTCGAGAAGGCCGGCGGCGCCCCCGACAAGGCCGGCGTCGAACAGAGCGAGACGGCCGCCGAGGCGTCGTTCGCCGCCTTCCGCGAGGGGTACCACGGCGGAGAGGTGACGACCCGGGTCGTCTTCGACACCGACGTGGCCGACGGCCTCGTGCGGGCGGCCCGCGAGGCCGACGCTGACGCCGTCGTGTTCACGCCGCGGGGCGGGAGCTGGTTCGAGCGCGCGCTCACCGGCAACGTCGCCCGAGACCTGATGGACGCCGCCGACCGTCCCGTCGTCGCGATTCCCGACGCCGGAACGGGGGCGGACGCATGA